ctaggaagcgcaaggccctgggttcggtccccagctctgaaaaaaaaaaaaaaatgggttttaCCTGTTTCTTTTTATCCTTATGAATACTTTGTTTAGATTTTAAAGTTAGATATGTGCCTATATAGGATCTCGCCTTAtgtatcaatggacagatctgtTCTAAAATTCTAAATTCAGTTGTGCAGAGATTGCTTCAATAATGTGGTTTTAATGTCCACTTTTGTGGGATGTTCCTAAAGAAATCAAATTTCCTAAAGTATTATTGCCAACAACAATAAAGATGCCCCTAGGGTTAAATATATCGGGACATAtttgaaggctttttttttttttttttttttagcataagAAAACTCCACAAATTTACTTTAACACAATCTCATTAAGAATACCAAAAAGCTTTTCTCTGAGTGATGGAACatgtcttagtttggattttgttgctgtgaacagacaccatgaccaatgcaagtcttacaaatgacatttaattggagctggcttataggttcagaggttcagtccattatcatcaaggagggaaggaacatggcagtatctaggaaggcatggtacaggaggagctgagagttctacatcttcagccacagagagccaggaacagactgtgcattctcaggcagctaggagtagggtctcCAAGCCCTTccctccagtgacacatttcctccaacaagatcacactttctaatagtaattctacactccctgggccaagcatacgcAAACTATCACAGGACACTAGACAATATCTTCAAATATATATGAAACCCACAAAGGAAATGACGGCCGCTGGGTGTGGTAGCAAGGACATGAAAACCCAGctactggaggcagaggcagaggtccCAAGTTTCAGACCTGACTGGTTGAGAGAATGAGACCTTTTCACAAAATAAGTTAAAACAAGAGTCTCAGAGACACATTTCAGTGGTAGAACAACTGCTGACACGTTCAGTCTTCTTAACAACTAACTACTAATTAAAATACAGAAGGAATGCCGTGAAAGATACTGAGAATAGGCCTGGCAGTGGTTTCAGCTAATCTTCCAAGACAGCAaagactacaaagagaaaccctctctcagaGATGGGGAGGTGGGGTAGGGATGGGCTAGTATGacagcaacaaaaagaacaaggGTTGTGAGAGGAATTAGGGGTCATATCTCCGCTTTAAGTTATTGTAAATTATCAGTTTACCGAACAATATTTGAATCCTTGCTATGTGTCAAGTACCCTCCACATTGAAGATGGCACTGAGTCTAATTTTACCTTAGAAACTACCAAAAGACACAAACTTGAGGTATAGGTTATCAAAGAACTTgggaaacataaaatataaaagccGGGAAGAATCGAGGCAGAGTTCACAGATGGTCCTGAGGGCATGGAGTTGGGAAGACGGGTCTTTTGGGCTTTGCACTAAAATAGCTGTTCATTTAAGCTgactcaaaaacacaaaacagattTTCCCTTCTGATCTCCTGGATTCCCCAGGTTAAACACTTAAGGACACCGAAACACTGGATCCAGTGAGTAACACTCTTCTGTAGGTCTCCAAAAAGGAACGCTTAACACGCTCACTATAGGGAAAACCAGAAATATGATCCAGGCTGCAACAAACAGCAACCTCAATCTCCCTATTGAGGAGAAAGACTGCAGGTATAAAAGAATGAATACAAAATGACAGCGAATAAAAACTAAAGGTTTTTTATTATAAGCACACAGCCAATGTATTAACTGAACAAAGCATTACCAAAAAACCTCAGTATTTATGTGAGGTCGATCTTTAGTGATGACATACGTCTACCTTAAGCCCTTCGGGAAACTGAGGCAATGTTAATCTACAATTGTCTTGAGTCAACAGGAGGCAAAACAAGTAATCCGTAATGgtaataaactttaaaaagaaaaaaaaatggctgaccAAGGTTGTGACGCAGTTCAATCCATCACTCCATCGCTGTAGCAAACAAACTGTTAAGTACAAGAAACAATCATTCAGCCCCAGATCAGACTTAACTGAGGTCAGTCGTCCAGGTAGCTGCCCCCTCATATGTCTTGGCGCCAGCATCGGACTTCCTCCCACACTTCAAGGCTAACACCCACAGGAGACGCTGAGCCCAGAGGGTAAGTCCGGAACGCGTTTTTCCACAGGAAGCGCAAAGTTCGGAATGACGCCCAACCAAACTGAATGAAGTCCCAGGTGGAAGTGAGCCAACACAGTGGAAGGGCGGAACTTTCAAATCACCTTACAGTCCAATACGGGCTAGCGCCAGGGGTTGCTTTCTGCTGTTGACAGCCTTGGGGAGGGTGCAACACGTAACACTTCTGAGCTGCCCAGGGCAAACGTCGCGAAGTGGGAAAAGTAACCCCACCAAACACGCGGAGCGATGCCTGGGTGGAGTCCAAGGCAGACCTGCTTCGTTAATTATCAAAGTGTCACAGCTCTTAAGTGGATGTGGTGGCTCTGAAAAGAGCCTTTTGGATTGTAAAGGAGGCAGCTTACTTCTTCTTGGCTGCAACCTTCTTGGCCTTAGCAACCTTGGGCTTGGCAGCCTTAGGCTTTACTGCCTTAGACGCGCTCTTGACCTTCTTGGCCTTGGTAACCTTGGCTTTCTTCGGGCTCTTGGCTACTTTCTTGGTCACAGCAGCCGCGGCAGGCTTCTTGGCTTTCTTAGGGGTCTTCTTGGCAGCCTTTTTGGGTGTGGCAGCACCAGTCGCTTTCTTGGGCTTCTTGGCTGCGCCTGCAGGCTTCTTCGCCTTAGCCGCAGCGGCCTTCTTAGCTTTGGGCTTGGCCTCGCCAGAAGCTGCCTTCTTGTTGAGTTTAAAAGAGCCGGAGGCGCCGGTGCCCTTGGTCTGCACCAGGATGCCCTTGCTCACCAGGCTCTTCAGCCCGAGTTTGATGCGGCTGTTGTTCTTCTCCACATCGTAACCGGCCGCCGCCAGCGCCTTCTTGAGCGCAGCCAGGGACACGCCGCTGCGCTCCTTGGAGGCAGCCACGGCCTTAGTGATGAGCTCGGACACCGGGGGTCCGGACGCCTTCCGGCGCATCCCTGCAGGCTTCTTGGCAGCCTTCTTCTTGGCCGGCGCCTTTTCCGCAGGGGGCgcggcagcaggggcagcaggagCAGTTTCCGACATGATGAGCCTCTGGAAGTCAGGAACTAATGGCAATACGCCGGTGGAGTAGCGCGGGCCCGGCCGCTGTATATATAGAGCGCAGGCGCGCGCTGATTGGTGCTCCGGCAGCCTTCCTGGCTGGCAAGCTCCGAGCAGCCGCGCTGCGCCCAAC
This genomic interval from Rattus norvegicus strain BN/NHsdMcwi chromosome 17, GRCr8, whole genome shotgun sequence contains the following:
- the H1f2 gene encoding H1.2 linker histone, cluster member; translation: MSETAPAAPAAAPPAEKAPAKKKAAKKPAGMRRKASGPPVSELITKAVAASKERSGVSLAALKKALAAAGYDVEKNNSRIKLGLKSLVSKGILVQTKGTGASGSFKLNKKAASGEAKPKAKKAAAAKAKKPAGAAKKPKKATGAATPKKAAKKTPKKAKKPAAAAVTKKVAKSPKKAKVTKAKKVKSASKAVKPKAAKPKVAKAKKVAAKKK